A genome region from Triticum aestivum cultivar Chinese Spring chromosome 2B, IWGSC CS RefSeq v2.1, whole genome shotgun sequence includes the following:
- the LOC123041549 gene encoding 2-oxoglutarate-dependent dioxygenase DAO, translating to MVEIPVVDLRLAGAQPEESARLRDACERLGCFRVSGHGVPAALQAEMKAAVRALFDLPDEAKRRNADIIAGSGYVAPSPANPLYEAFGLLDAADPADVDAFCARLDAPPRARETVKSYAEAMHELIVDVAGKVAASLGLEGHPFEDWPCQFRINRYNYTEDTVGSSGVQIHTDSGFLTVLQEDDCVGGLEVLDPTTGEFVRVDPVPGSFLVNIGDVGTAWSNGRLHTVKHRVQCVAAVPRISIAMFLLAPKDDRVCAPEAFVDPQHPRRFKAFNYDDYRKLRLSTGERAGEALARMAA from the exons ATGGTGGAGATCCCGGTGGTCGACCTGCGGCTCGCCGGCGCGCAGCCGGAGGAGTCGGCCCGGCTGCGGGACGCGTGCGAGCGCCTGGGCTGCTTCCGCGTGTCCGGCCACGGCGTGCCCGCGGCGCTCCAGGCGGAGATGAAGGCCGCCGTGCGCGCGCTCTTCGACCTCCCCGACGAAGCCAAGCGCCGCAACGCCGACATCATCGCCGGCAGCGGCTACGTCGCGCCCAGCCCCGCCAACCCGCTCTACGAGGCCTTCGGCCTCCTGGACGCCGCGGACCCCGCCGACGTCGACGCCTTCTGCGCGCGCCTCGACGCGCCGCCCCGCGCCAG GGAGACCGTCAAGAGCTACGCCGAGGCGATGCACGAGCTGATCGTGGACGTCGCCGGCAAGGTGGCCGCGAGCCTGGGGCTGGAGGGCCACCCGTTCGAGGACTGGCCGTGCCAGTTCCGCATCAACAGGTACAACTACACGGAGGACACCGTGGGCTCCTCGGGCGTGCAGATCCACACGGACTCCGGCTTCCTCACCGTGCTCCAGGAGGACGACTGCGTCGGCGGCCTCGAGGTGCTGGACCCCACCACCGGCGAGTTCGTCCGCGTCGACCCCGTCCCCGGCTCCTTCCTCGTCAACATCGGCGACGTCGGCACG GCGTGGAGCAACGGGAGGCTGCACACCGTGAAGCACCGGGTGCAGTGCGTGGCGGCGGTGCCGCGCATCTCGATCGCCATGTTCCTGCTCGCGCCCAAGGACGACAGGGTGTGCGCGCCGGAGGCGTTCGTCGACCCGCAGCACCCGCGCCGGTTCAAGGCGTTCAACTACGATGACTACAGGAAGCTCCGGCTGTCCACCGGCGAGCGTGCCGGCGAGGCGCTCGCTCGAATGGCGGCCTGA